The following nucleotide sequence is from Drosophila kikkawai strain 14028-0561.14 chromosome 2L, DkikHiC1v2, whole genome shotgun sequence.
TTGCGTGGCGCCTTGCCACCAGTCGATTTGCGAGCGGTCTGCTTGGTACGGGCCATTTTAGATGCTTCTTATTTTCACTGTCTGTTCACTGTTTACTTCACGAGTCTGAAAACACAATAAACGAGCTGCGCATTGCCTACCCTCTTATATAGCAAAACGTGGAGGGTGGAAAAGAGAGAGCTAGTCGAAGCACATGCCTTTCGTTTGTCGAGCACAGAGCGAGAAGGCCATAGCGTTCGGGCTCGCTCGTGCAGAGCAGAGTTTAGGTATAAATAGGAGCGGCCGACGCGGCTTCTACATTAGTTCAGTGGTGACTTTcgaagtgtaaaaataaaatagtgaaaaatgaCTGGTCGCGGTAAAGGAGGCAAAGGTTTGGGAAAAGGTGGCGCCAAGCGTCATCGCAAAGTGCTGCGTGATAACATCCAGGGTATCACAAAGCCAGCCATCCGTCGTCTGGCTCGGCGTGGCGGCGTGAAGCGCATTTCGGGACTCATTTACGAGGAAACCCGTGGTGTTCTGAAGGTGTTTTTGGAGAACGTGATCCGTGATGCCGTCACCTACACTGAACACGCCAAGAGGAAGACCGTCACAGCCATGGACGTCGTCTACGCCCTGAAGAGACAAGGCCGCACCCTGTACGGTTTCGGCGGTTAAAAAATCAGTACAGTCTGTACTTCTCAACaatcggtccttttcaggaccaccacttaatttcataaaagagaaaaattatcaagttatatttcgcatatatcttaacattgaatattctagcccaagaatggaaatatctttatttgaaTTGGTCGGGGTTTCCGTAGGAAGACAATcacatctttttttttttttttttttttaggctttgcttttatttattgaatcttctcatttatgagactaacaataagtgtatcaaatcttacaatactacctaactagcagtcatgagactggtacagagtaaatggccctgagtaattatggctgggttggatggtcgttacgtagtaggcggcttcttctggaaacttttatcaagtcccttgctaaaggatttggatgggtggagagtttttccttgtaggacgctttttgtttttctatttcgttcttgactgcaggaatgccgagatccctgtggatgttttcgttgcgaatataccatggtgccccagtgatagttctcaggatttttgattgggcgcgctgtatgatgtctagattggtactgcacgcgttcccccagagctgggagccatacgtccatattggctttagtgtggagttgtagagcaggaccttgtagtccagacacaggggcgatcgggagtttatgagccagtggaggcagctggcttttagttttagatgaagtttcttgcattcaatatgtcttcgccatgttaggcgtctgtccaggtggacgcccaggtacgttaccacgttgacttcggggatcagtgtgctgttcaggtagagcggggggcatgtttgtctgttgagggtgaacgttatgtgcttacacttttgttcatttattttaatacgccaatcagatagccacttctcgactaccttgaggtggttggcgagctgggctgttgcacggactgggcatctggaacggctgaggatcgcagtgtcatcagcgaaagtggataatgttagctggtcgcttgtggggatatccgctgtgtatagaacaaatagggtaggcccaagtgcacttccttgtgggactccagcttcgattgaataggtgccggatgttgttgcgttgcacctcactgcgaagactctgttgtagagatacgactcaagtaatttgtgtgtgtataccggcaagagtgtttttattttgtgcatgaggccgttgagccagactcggtcgaatgcttgagaaacgtcgagaaatatcgcgctgcaatattctcgatgctcgaaggctgtgcgaatttctgatgttattctgttaacttgctcgatagttccatgtttttctctgaagccaaattgatgagctgggataatgttgtgagctcccagataagggattatgcgttttagtaggcatttttcaaataatttggacaagcatgatagtagacttattggtcggtaagatgacggaatcgtgtggtcttttccgggcttcggtatcattataattatagattttttccattttgttgggtaatggccgagacttatgatcccattgaagattttacagatgacctcaatagcacaattcggaagttcaattatcattttttgagttattaggtcaacgccgggagcctttttcggcttcagttccctgatgaccttcgttatctcgttcggacgaaatgatgctggagtagattccgtttcagtgtggatttgcggtagatcaaatggatttgcagcagggttcggctggaaaacgccctggagatgtgaggcaaaagtttcggctctgtctttgtcgctgcgggcccagcaaccagatgacattcttatcggggtgatggtttcagccggtgagctctccataagggatgctttgtgctggttggcttagtttgcgtgtggcttcatttagacgttgctttgtgcatggcgatctattggtttgccacgcccgtcgcagacgcctcttttcttggataagctgttcaatttgctggttcgttttgagtttgattttttgcacatccgtctgttgtggtgttgagattctggctgcagtcacaagtacctcttccagtgcggaggtggaggagtcgatgtcggtttcagtattgagctggggggcttgcgcaatgtgggaactcacatactttttgtatttcatccaattggttctgtgcgacgtcagcctataggggcgatccgtagtttcagggctttgaaggagggttatcaacagcggcgagtgatctgaagaaaggtctggaagggccttggcgtttattaaatttcgtgggatgttttttgtcaccgcgaaatCAATTAggtcgggtatctttctggggtctgctggccaatatgtggggctaccaggggaaacgtagtccagcttatttctcacattgatgagagcgttgtacagttgtcttcccttgggggtcacgaggcgggatccccaatgcatatgcttggcgttgtaatctcctgcagctataaatcgatctccaagtgagttgtaaaaatccatgaattgaccttcagagattgcaaagcgaggtgggcagtagacagcagcaatgcaaaggttgccgttgcctgactgcacttttatggacgtagcttgcaggtaatttgttgcaaacctttggtggaagtggtgtttgatgcgttctctgataaggatgccggtcccgccgtgggctttaccatctggatgatctgtgcggtagaaggtataacctcttatatgaaagttgtatctgcttgtgaggtgcgtttcaaccagtagcatggcgtcgatgtggttttcgtttagaaattgtgttagttcaagtttatgccgtgggacgccattggcattccacgtggatatacgtagattggacattgattattttgactgttgtgctacgagcagctgtatcaccatattctgattctggacgagcgtttgcatggtcgttttcataaatgacatgagttccatcatgctttgttgcatggtcaccatcatggattccatgttgtttcgtggctgctctggggcctgctgagcatttactgagtttgaggggagtggattttgcatacctgtccgtagagcttcggcgtaggagatgcccgtgggggcatttagcggaccaaaagaagatctggctgctttggcaaaaaatacatctggagtagtttttgaattaaaatacacattttgtgtattttgttggcgtgtagctgtcgcccttcgcatgcgactcttcagctccttgtagacctcacagcc
It contains:
- the LOC121502036 gene encoding histone H4 gives rise to the protein MTGRGKGGKGLGKGGAKRHRKVLRDNIQGITKPAIRRLARRGGVKRISGLIYEETRGVLKVFLENVIRDAVTYTEHAKRKTVTAMDVVYALKRQGRTLYGFGG